In the genome of Lathyrus oleraceus cultivar Zhongwan6 chromosome 4, CAAS_Psat_ZW6_1.0, whole genome shotgun sequence, the window GTGTTGGAAAGCAATGGTTGAGAACATAACAGGTAGAAAGTTGAAAACTCTGCGATCGGATAATGGTACAGAGTATACGGGTGGAGCTTTTAAGAGGTTTTGTAATCAAGAAGGCATTGTTAGACATTGGACGGTCATAGGCACACCACAACAGAATGGAGTTGCAGAAAGACTGAACCGTACACTTCTTGAGAAAGTAAGGTGTATGCACTCTAATTCTGGGTTAGGTCGAGAATGGTGGGCATAATCAGTTGCTACAGCTTGTTATGTAGTAAACAGATCCCCACATTCCAATTTAGGTGGAAACACGCCCTATAGGGTATGGTCAGGTGAACATGCTGATTATGAAAGACTGCATTTTTTTGGATGCACAACCTATTATCACGTTAAGGATAACAAACTTGATAATAGAGCCAAGAAAGCTATCTTTCTAGGATATGCAAAAGGGGTCAAAGGCTATCGTCATTGGAGTGTAGAAGAGTCTAAGTTTGTGATCAGCATGGATGTTACATTTGATGAAAAATCTTTGACATCTTCACTAGCGATAGGATTCTCCACCTGACCACGATTAGAATATGATTTCTCTTTAGATTATATCTCAAAGTTGTCAAATTACCAATTGTTAGAGCCGCAGCGAATATTTTTCTTCTATTAATGATATGAAATATAGAACTCACTAAAATTGAACAAGACTTTATGAATAAAGATATCTAAAGAAGAATCACTTTATTACACTCTATATATTTCTATTGTTCTTGGTCTACAAAATGTATGAAGAATTTATAGTGACATACAAGCTAAATAATTTGTGGATTTAAATTAACCACAAATATAAGCCTCTAACTTATATCCTTCCTATTACTCCTCCACAATTTACCGGAGTAAATTACATTCCATATTTAGTATTACCAAATATTTTCCCACATTATTCTTTCTAAAAATGAATTTTACTTACGATTGCTAGCTTAACGAGCTCAAATGACACTAGTGTGTCAAATTTAAATTGACACCAAATTATAACCATCATATAACCTAAGCTCACATTATTCCCTTACAAAATCACATGATAATCTTCATATATGATTTTTACCACTAGGTAGTTAATTAAAATTTTCCCCAAAAAGGCAACACTATTAATTTTATCTTTTTCCTTTTTGAATAATTGGCCTGCCCTCTTTTGTTTTTCAATTTGTGTATCCTAATTAAAATCACTGATCGCCAACTTTTCTTTTTCAATATATATAAATGATGTTCAAATATGTGTCAAATTAAGAACTTTGATGTATGAGACAAATAAAAATGTTAACCAAAATAAATGATCACAAGAAAAATTTATTTGACAAAGAATATAAGAAAGTTcagaataaaataaaataggaGAACACGTCATATTTATTTACCTAGTTTGATTAAACTGATTTACTATACGGGTGAGTGAAGCTCGCCAATCGAATATAGTTCAAGATTTTTTATCATAGATTACGAGACACGTTACAATAAAATAGTCTTCTAAGTTTACAAAAACATCTCATATTTTCTATCAAAATGTTTCATAGTCTCTTTTCCTCTCAATAAATAAATCAAACAAATCGAATGTGTTTCTTAATCCTCTTAATATTTCCAAAGGATTTTCAATTATTAGAATAATTGAATCCTAAAAATTTCTAATATTGTCTCCCTAAGTTTATCTTTATCTCACTAAGATTATAGCCACATATTCCATAGTCCTGCAAAACTAATAGAGTAGTACATATATAAAGGCTTGAAACTCCGATAGACTAGAATTTCGAGTATGATCTGTGATCCAGCGTGATTGGCCTAATAGTGTTGAAAACTGCATAAAGTTAATAAATCAATTGATATTTTGAGGCATGTTTCCACGACTCACTACCTTGGCTCAAAATCGATGGTGAGACCAATTTAGCCATCAACCACATTCTTGATCACTCTAAAACTTGAATCATTATTTAGCTAACTTGTTGAAGCCTGATAAATACTTGAACCTTGATCTAGGAGCTTAAATCTACTTGCCTCCAACCACCATTTATTTCTCAAATAGTCTCACAATCAAAGAATGCATCTCATTATTCACCTCCTTCAACCACTTTTGACTCCCCATTTTCTTTTAAATGTCTCCTTAAATGTGTTTGGTTCTAAGTCTTAAAACACTTCAAGAACATTCAAAGCATAGCAAATAAGGTTAGAATAATTGTATCTCTGGGATGGTACAATTTCCATCCTTACCATATCAAAAGCTAAATGATAATTATATTGCACTATAGATTTCCCCTCGCTAGAACTAGAAGCATGAACCTTAACTTCTTCCTCATCTCTAGTCTCCTTAATAGGAATCCCTACCATAAATTGAGTCTTCTCCATCATAACTTCCTtgataatgatgaattttgatccTCTAGGTTACACTTTCCACAACTTGTAACCTTTCACACCTTTTGGATAACCAATAAAGACGCACTTTAAATCCCTAGTATCAAACTTATCTTGCTTGATATTCACAATTGCCAAAGTTTTGAATACCTTCAAATTAAATTAGCCTATTGGTATCTCACTCCAAAACTCCATAGGTATCTTGAAGTTTATTTATTTGAATGTGCATTTGTAGATCATATAAGATGTTGTAGGAACAACCTTATCCCCAAAATATATTTGAGAATCCGACTCCCAACAACATGCACCTTACGCTTTTCAAAGCGATCATTTCCAACGTTCAACTAGGCAAATTTTTTTAGGTGTGTCAGAAATAACTCTACGCCTTTTTATTCATTGTTTCATGCAAAAATTTCTCTATAACAAACTCCAGTCCATTGTCATTTCTTTTGTCACTATCATACCTTAATCTCAAACTCCACAACTTGCTTCTATTACAAAAGTATTTACTATCTAATAATGCATGACTAAGAACAATTAAACCATATATAATATATAACCCACATATTTTATACCCTTTAGCAATGATAAAAACACTATTCAAAATTTTCAATAACACGTGTTCAACTTTATATCCTAGATCATGAAACATGCATATGGATAACAAATTTCGCTTAAGCTCAAGAATACACCTAACATTTCATAGAAGGAACTCATAGATATCAAACATTTTAAGTCTAATCATACGTTCCATGGATTTTGCAAGCCTTATTATCATCAAGTCGAACGACTTTTCCTTTTTTCCACTCCAAAGTCTCAAAGTATTCTTTCCTTCGAAACATGTGATAAGATAATCCCGAGTCCAAGATCCAACTTTTCTCAGTGTACAAACTCTTCACACCTAGTACACTAACACTTTCATAACATCCTTATTTGAGGCAACCACAATCTTATCAAAATCATTATTTCCCCTCTCTCGTAAAAATCCTTCTTGAAATAACTATTTTTATGGCAAAATAATCATTTTACCACTGACTTACCGAAACCTTTGTATTTGGACTTCCCTCTACTCTTATTAATTTATTTTGAAACATTTATTAATCCTTCATTATTATCGTCAATCTTCAAATCCTTCATCACTGGTATCTCTTTGTATCTTACATATGTGTGGACTTTATTAAAGGTGACAATAGCTTCCTTTCAATAAAGAAGTCCGCCCTTTAAATTATCAAAGGATATGGGTAGTGAGCTTTATAATAGTAGATTCTTTTCCTTATCATCAATCTTAATCTCAATATTTTCTAGGTCATAAATGATCTTGTGAAATTATTTGAATTGCTCCACAATGGATTTGTTTTCTACCATTTCAGATGAGTAAAGTTGTTTTTCAGATACAATTTATGAGATAAAGACTTGATCATATACAATTATTCAAACTTTACAAATATCTTAACCACAACCTTCTCCATAAATACTTTCAATGAGATTTTATCTCAAGGCACAAGATGATGACACTCCCGACCTTATCCATCTTGTCATTTTTTTTACTTGTGTTATGCACACTTTTTCTAGTTAAGATTGCTTACATCATCTCTTTCCACAACCAAAAAATTGTTGCCCTCATAAAACATCTCAATGTCCCATTTATAACCCATTGTGCTCACTTGTCAACTTAACTCATTTTTCTCACAGTAGACACCACTTGTTATGTAATAGATTTGAAAATATGAAACACACTAAAAATTTGATGTGTGGGATAAATAACAATGAGAACCAAAATAAATGTCCTTAATAAAAATTAATATGCCAAACAACATATGTAAACACATATGGTTCTATATGCTTAAATAAGTTTGATTATGTCAAATGGGAACAAATAGTCTTGATTGAAggaaaagaaaaacaagaaatgggagtttgaattgttttcacgGAAAATAAAAACTTTTAGCAACGCTACACACACAAAGATGataacaaacaacacaaaattttatcatggttcacttgaaaatcaaagctactccagtccacccggccaaggtgatttcacctttaataaggacttaatctaataatctagaaagattacaacaaacgACAAAGAATACAAcgatctcttagccctctcaagtctacaaacttcacaagtcacttgagtAATTTACAACAACTATTTTTGAATTACAAGAATGTGTTTggtgcttctagataagcaataTGAACATAATTGAAAATGATGATCAATTAtcacacttagagcaacaactcgtgtgtgataactaaaatatataataacaagAATTTGGTATATGATTCAAATTAGATGTGCAGAATTCTTGTGTGATAGCTTCGTATCTTGGTATGATGATATTTAGGCCTTTTtatagtgcttggagatgatacTGTTGAATAGAGTATTGATGCTGATATCTTGTCAATTATGAGACTTAATGACATTAATTTTATTATCCTTTCCATAGCAGTTTTGGAGAGTATTCAATATTATCCATATAGAGATTCATACCATACTTGGAATACTTCTTTGTTAAGTTATTGATTTTGATCTGTTGGTCGTGATTCAGAGTGCGCGGAATTCATATTCTTTTCTCAGATCTTGTATTCTTTGGATAGTTGTCTATTGTGTCTTATTCAGATAGTTCTTGACTGATCTTCAATTTATAAAGTCTTCTGATGTAAGGATCTTCAGAGTTTTCATATGTAGGATCTTCATATGTCTTTAGATTTTGTGAGTGATTCTTTTCGACAGCTTGACTTCAGCATCAGATAAGATATCTTTAACTCTAAGTCAGTTGTTTTGGACTTTGTGTGATGTCAGATGTTGTTTCATCATATTCATTTTTcattagagtcctgcacacttagaaaaatttattagggtaccaaaatgtttcactctttgttatcatcaaaacttagagataaattgcagaaccaaaatcttgttataacaatctccccctttttgatgatgataaagCTTTAGACTGttgatgaaacaatgatacttcaTAGTATTTAGAGGAAAATAAATTCAGAGTCAGATATAATATGACTCCCCCTGAGATTAGCAAGCTCCCCCTAAATCTGATACTAAGAGAGTTTATAGTTTCTTACTAGAGCCTCTTATGTTGCTTAGCTTGTTTCTCAGATATTCATTTTGATACTTCCTGTAAGAAAACTTAGACTGCGTAGTATGTAGAGTATTAGGAAGTAAGCAGTGCATTATGAGAGTCAGATATTTATTTCATCAGAAGGTTGTTCATctatttctccccctttttgtcagactcaaaaagaaCATAATAGAGAAAAACAAAACATATAGAGCAACACAAAATTTCAATAAGATAATCTGAGAGAAGTACAAAGAAGAAAAAACAAACATAGAGGCCAAAACACTTAAAAGAAAACACAAAACAGAAAGCCTAAGGTGCCTACGGGTTAGGAGAAGGAGGCCTCCTCTAAAGCAGTTGGGTGAGAAGATTATGGATGTTGGAGTTAACTGAATCTTGCTTGTCGAGTCTGGCTCTCACAAGTTGTTGTTCCTTCTGAAGTTTTTCCATAGTCTAGAGCACCAACATAGTGATGTCAGATGTTGATGACTCACCTCGAGTCAGAGCAACTTCAGTAGACTTAGCAGCTTCCTCTGCAGCAATGTGTGATGCTTCTTCAGCATCAGCTTTAGCAGAAGCGACAACTTTTTCTTCGGCTTCCTTTCTCGCCTTCTCTTCAGCTTCCAGCCTAgccttttcttcagcttctcgGCGTGCTTTCTCTTCAACTTCCTTGGCCAGACGTGCCTTTAGTCTCTTCTCAACACTTCTGATATAGTCATTTCTGACTTATTCAGAGAGTCCCTTCAACTTGAAGACCTCAGATGTCATCCATCTGAGAAATCCATTCTAGTGAGTCTTTACTTCAGAAGGATTATCACTTAGACTGGATTGTTCAGACAGTGTTCTGAGCTTCACAATTGAGCATTCTGAAAATAAAGCAAATGACTCTTCCAGGGTTAGGAAGGTTGGTTCGGGTTCAGATGTTGGATTAATGGGGTTAGAGGGAATTGGGGTGGTATCAAAAGGTTCAGTGGGAGGTTCAGAAGTTGGTAGGGTTAATGAGGGTGCTGAAGAAGGTGCGGATAAAGATGGTGTAGGTTCATAGGTTTCTGGGACAGACAAGGTCTGTTCAGAGGTTGATGTGTCTTGGAGTTGAGCCAAGGTTGGAGATGAAGGGTCAGGAGTATTTGGCTGATCAGCGTCAGAGGAAAGGTCGTAGTATGGTGGAGATGAGGGAGTTGAAGAGGGAGGTGAAATGGGTTCATTAAGAAGTAAGGCTTCAGATACAGGAAGTGTTGTGGTGGTGAGGTCAAATTATTGTAGAGGGGTGAGGAAGTGTTTGTTTCAGAGTTGTGATGTTCAGAGGGAGTGGGGATGGAGATAGTGGGTTCAGAAGGAGTATAGGTAGAGGATGGTTAAGGTAGAGATGAAGATATTTTCTTTAAACCATAAGTTAAATGAGCTTTAGGGAGATAAGACTTACTTGAGGTAAAAGAGTCCAGAGGCACAGGCGTTCTGGTTACTGAAGGTTCTCCCAACTTCAAAGTCTTCTTCTTCGACTTCCTCTCAGAGGGCTCTCtcatcctcttcatgaagttgGGTGGATATTCTAGTAGCCAACCCACAGAGAAATCTGAGATATCGATACCTTGAGACGCCTGGTCTTGAAGGTAATGAGCAATAACCTCTAGGGGATCTATCTTGGAGAAAAGGTTCATTGGATGAGGTATCTTCTTCTAATCCTTTAGAGCATCCCAAGAGGTGTCCATAATGGGTTTGACTAAGACTCTGCCAATGacccccatgctcttcagatttctgcCATTCAGAGTCTTTCTAACATCCACAATTACGTCTTCCATCATGTTGAtggagatcagatggtccaccATCCCACTTTCTATCAGGACATCAGTGATGAGCCTTCCCAGAGGTATGCATCTTCTGGGCTTCATGTGGTTTCTTGTATCTCTGGTTGAATCCCTCCGATACTTGAATAGAAAAGAGGGAGAATTCAACTTTAATCCCTCGTGGATGTAATACAAGATACACTTATAATCCATATTGATGTAGTCATATGAATTTGAAGTTGGACGATGGTGGATGGTGCCCAGAATAATCTTCATCCAGACCCTTagattctggtgaagttccttgttcttaGAGGTTT includes:
- the LOC127135815 gene encoding eukaryotic translation initiation factor 4 gamma-like, with the translated sequence MNLFSKIDPLEVIAHYLQDQASQGIDISDFSVGWLLEYPPNFMKRMREPSERKSKKKTLKLGEPSVTRTPVPLDSFTSTLLLNEPISPPSSTPSSPPYYDLSSDADQPNTPDPSSPTLAQLQDTSTSEQTLSVPETYEPTPSLSAPSSAPSLTLPTSEPPTEPFDTTPIPSNPINPTSEPEPTFLTLEESFALFSECSIVKLRTLSEQSSLSDNPSERLKARLAKEVEEKARREAEEKARLEAEEKARKEAEEKVVASAKADAEEASHIAAEEAAKSTEVALTRGESSTSDITMLVL